A genomic segment from Paenibacillus sp. FSL K6-1096 encodes:
- a CDS encoding HSP90 family protein: MENQNRDTYRFQVNLSGMINILSNHLYSSPKVFLRELLQNGIDAITARQDYSPAGYEGKIHVEVSGTSTGATLLVEDNGIGLNEAEIHEFLAMIGQSSKRGEDFLSTNTSFIGRFGIGLLSCFMVSDDIVMVTQSAKGGPALEWRGKPDGTYTIRKLEGEHAPGTKVFLRCRAGSEAYFEEANLQEGLFHYGALLPYPIQLVSDRNTRLINPQTPQWVKDPQLARKHRDEVLAFGKQVLGETFRDFIPLHTASGRTGGIAFILPHAVNLNAKRNHRVYLKHMLVSEAASNILPDWAFFVKCLIWTDELQPTASREHFYENAQLEQVREELGSSIRQELMRMAEYDPDRLQSIISLHALSMKALAVEDLSFYSIIHEWLPFDSTFGRKTLGELKQQPPLYFTATLDEYRQITHVASAQSMLVVNGGFIYDAELLSRLPLIDPDVETERLLPEEVSLSFTDITPQERLNYYESVRLADSVLQKFRCQVQLRRFKPEEIPVLYTLSEESAQWRVLEATKEVSTDALSSVLGSLGASLKDTAYATLYFNLNNPVIERAFHPAHQKMLPSIVEMLYCNALLMGHYPMNRQEMALLNQGIIQFIDWGLTANQVTGGDE; the protein is encoded by the coding sequence ATGGAGAACCAAAACCGGGATACCTACCGCTTTCAGGTGAACTTAAGCGGTATGATCAACATTTTGTCTAACCATTTGTATAGCAGCCCGAAGGTATTCTTAAGAGAGTTGCTCCAGAATGGCATAGACGCGATTACTGCACGGCAGGATTATTCCCCTGCCGGTTATGAAGGCAAGATTCATGTCGAGGTCAGCGGGACCTCCACCGGAGCGACCCTGCTCGTCGAAGATAACGGAATCGGGTTAAACGAGGCAGAGATTCATGAGTTCCTGGCCATGATCGGACAATCCTCCAAGCGGGGCGAGGACTTTCTGTCCACCAATACCTCTTTTATCGGGCGGTTTGGCATCGGGCTGTTGTCCTGCTTCATGGTGAGCGACGATATCGTCATGGTTACCCAATCAGCCAAAGGCGGTCCTGCCCTGGAATGGCGCGGGAAGCCGGACGGCACCTATACAATCCGCAAGCTTGAGGGTGAGCACGCTCCGGGCACCAAGGTTTTTTTGCGTTGCAGAGCAGGCTCCGAGGCTTACTTCGAGGAAGCCAATCTGCAGGAGGGGCTGTTCCATTACGGCGCTCTGCTGCCTTACCCCATCCAGCTGGTTTCAGACCGTAACACCCGCCTGATTAATCCGCAAACCCCGCAGTGGGTCAAAGATCCGCAGCTGGCCCGGAAGCACCGTGACGAGGTGCTGGCCTTCGGCAAGCAGGTGCTGGGTGAGACGTTCCGTGACTTCATCCCTCTGCATACCGCTTCGGGACGGACGGGAGGCATCGCCTTCATTCTACCGCACGCGGTGAACCTGAACGCCAAGCGCAATCACCGGGTGTACCTGAAACACATGCTGGTCTCTGAAGCGGCCAGCAATATCCTGCCGGACTGGGCGTTCTTCGTGAAATGCCTGATCTGGACCGATGAACTGCAGCCCACCGCTTCCCGGGAGCATTTCTATGAGAATGCCCAGCTGGAGCAGGTGCGGGAAGAGCTGGGGAGCTCGATCCGTCAGGAATTGATGCGGATGGCGGAGTATGACCCGGACCGGCTGCAATCTATTATTTCGCTGCACGCCTTATCTATGAAGGCCCTTGCGGTAGAAGATTTGTCATTCTATTCGATCATTCATGAGTGGCTGCCGTTTGATAGCACTTTTGGCAGGAAGACGCTTGGTGAGCTGAAGCAGCAGCCTCCCCTGTACTTCACTGCGACGCTGGATGAATACCGCCAGATTACCCATGTCGCCTCGGCCCAATCCATGCTGGTGGTGAATGGCGGATTCATCTATGATGCCGAGCTGCTGTCCCGGCTGCCCCTCATCGACCCGGATGTAGAGACGGAACGGCTGCTGCCGGAGGAGGTATCGTTATCTTTTACCGATATTACCCCTCAAGAGCGGCTTAACTACTATGAATCCGTAAGACTCGCAGACAGTGTGCTGCAGAAATTCCGCTGCCAGGTGCAGCTGCGCCGCTTCAAGCCGGAGGAGATTCCTGTCCTCTACACGCTGTCTGAGGAATCCGCCCAGTGGCGTGTGCTGGAGGCAACGAAGGAAGTAAGCACCGACGCTCTGTCCTCCGTGCTTGGCAGCCTCGGTGCTTCGCTCAAGGATACGGCATACGCCACGCTCTACTTCAACCTGAACAATCCGGTCATTGAGCGGGCTTTTCAT
- a CDS encoding methyltransferase domain-containing protein — protein MTQQASNNQWQADTYDHKLDFVSKLGGDVLSLLQPQPGERVLDIGCGTADLTAKIAAAGAETAGIDLSPEMIARGRSKYPQLNLSVGNAYTYRTAQPFDAVFSNAALHWMKDAHAVAVTVASALRTGGRFVAEFGGYRNVAALVSATEAALAAHGYDPQGRNPWYFPTAGEYAAVLEAHGFLVTLVQHFERPTPLQGESGIRDWLDMMADDFFYDVSAADKAAIYQEVEEQLRPEHYRQGQWIADYRRLRVCAVKMAD, from the coding sequence ATGACTCAACAGGCTTCCAACAACCAATGGCAGGCGGACACGTATGATCACAAGCTGGATTTTGTCTCCAAGCTGGGCGGCGATGTGCTCTCGCTGCTGCAGCCTCAACCCGGTGAGCGCGTGCTCGATATCGGCTGCGGGACAGCCGACCTGACGGCGAAGATCGCGGCCGCCGGAGCCGAGACGGCCGGCATCGATCTGTCGCCGGAGATGATCGCGCGCGGCCGCAGCAAGTATCCGCAGCTGAATCTGAGCGTAGGGAATGCGTATACTTACCGGACCGCTCAGCCCTTCGATGCGGTATTCTCCAACGCCGCGCTGCACTGGATGAAGGACGCACACGCGGTCGCAGTAACAGTAGCAAGCGCACTGCGGACCGGCGGGCGGTTCGTCGCCGAATTCGGCGGCTACCGCAACGTTGCCGCTCTGGTGAGTGCCACCGAGGCTGCACTGGCCGCACATGGCTATGACCCACAGGGCCGCAATCCGTGGTATTTCCCTACCGCCGGAGAATATGCGGCCGTGCTGGAGGCGCATGGCTTCCTGGTCACGCTGGTCCAGCATTTTGAACGGCCGACCCCCTTGCAGGGAGAGAGCGGAATCCGCGATTGGCTGGACATGATGGCCGATGACTTCTTCTACGATGTCAGCGCGGCGGACAAGGCTGCAATCTATCAAGAGGTTGAAGAACAGCTGCGGCCGGAGCATTACCGGCAGGGCCAATGGATCGCCGACTACCGGCGGCTGCGGGTCTGCGCGGTGAAGATGGCGGATTGA